Proteins found in one Fibrobacter sp. genomic segment:
- a CDS encoding HAD-IIIA family hydrolase yields the protein MEPKRSFKKTAVFLDQGGTIIYDDCRDKNITLDSFIPGVFDALRKLQEKHLLFIVTNQSSVGLGKISREDAECLNSNVRRLLNDGGIRIIEHYACMHKRDDQCECIKPKPFFLRKAENEYGISLENSFVIGDHPHDIEFASNVGARGLYVLTGHGEKHRGDLPEGVDVFQSITDAAGWIDEFTSSGAS from the coding sequence TTGGAGCCGAAAAGAAGTTTCAAGAAAACAGCAGTCTTTCTGGATCAGGGCGGAACCATAATTTATGATGACTGCAGAGATAAAAATATTACGCTGGATTCCTTTATCCCGGGGGTCTTTGATGCTTTACGCAAGTTACAGGAGAAGCACCTTCTCTTTATTGTCACCAATCAGTCCTCTGTGGGTCTGGGGAAGATAAGCCGTGAGGATGCTGAGTGTCTTAACAGCAATGTCAGAAGATTGCTGAATGATGGTGGAATCAGAATCATCGAGCATTATGCCTGCATGCATAAAAGGGATGACCAGTGTGAATGTATCAAGCCCAAACCCTTCTTCCTTCGCAAAGCTGAAAATGAATACGGCATCAGTCTTGAGAATTCCTTTGTAATTGGTGATCATCCTCATGACATAGAATTTGCCTCAAATGTGGGGGCAAGGGGTCTTTATGTGCTTACGGGTCATGGAGAAAAGCACAGAGGTGATCTGCCTGAAGGGGTGGATGTTTTTCAGAGTATCACAGATGCCGCAGGCTGGATTGA